In Amphiura filiformis unplaced genomic scaffold, Afil_fr2py scaffold_22, whole genome shotgun sequence, one genomic interval encodes:
- the LOC140143493 gene encoding uncharacterized protein produces MEFKLFLVLFFVAIMRMTDASKNILIEVKINDIKGTATIACTVTPFVKDIDNLVITKRHAYCPNMQDYYPSGYVCSIDNEKNIHPLKFTELMVWDAKLTHPYLTERSAGLDTQPLLDGDKLVLEVTIRDVKIFDAGLYTCLVIPNRDNSTAVISAYEGESTVLPIEAINRTLPRCSTNMTRLHGNAGMKVQIGCSQFGMSNLKFQWLRSDQVPVTENQQFYLGEDVNNLVYSSFVHTLSETDDNVTFTCITGENIGINTTGYGSAPTCSIGPFKITAIENGILGLSVTVWMSIQISTGVILIISIVINILFIAQRCRKKTPSPHVTYEVNGGRVSFPTSDPPKGTHPEENYDNPAPDDDPSTGEPYYDNTAGMNVAKNAGYRPHGAIPIFR; encoded by the coding sequence ATGGAGTTCAAGTTGTTTCTTGTTCTTTTCTTTGTTGCAATCATGAGAATGACCGACGCGTCTAAAAACATCTTGATTGAAGTGAAGATTAACGATATAAAAGGAACTGCTACCATTGCATGTACTGTAACACCCTTTGTTAAAGACATTGACAATCTGGTGATCACTAAACGTCATGCATACTGTCCTAATATGCAGGACTATTATCCAAGTGGATATGTTTGTAGTATTGACAATGAGAAGAATATCCACCCTTTGAAATTTACAGAATTAATGGTTTGGGATGCGAAACTGACACACCCGTATTTGACGGAAAGATCTGCTGGTTTAGACACGCAACCATTACTTGATGGCGATAAACTTGTATTAGAGGTGACAATTCGTGATGTCAAAATATTTGATGCCGGACTTTATACTTGTCTCGTTATTCCCAATCGCGATAATAGTACTGCTGTCATATCCGCATATGAAGGGGAATCTACAGTGCTGCCGATAGAAGCGATTAATCGTACTCTACCACGATGTTCGACAAATATGACGCGTCTGCACGGTAATGCGGGGATGAAAGTGCAAATAGGATGCTCTCAGTTTGGAATGTCGAACCTGAAGTTCCAGTGGCTTCGGAGTGACCAGGTACCGGTTACTGAAAATCAACAGTTTTATCTGGGAGAAGATGTGAATAATTTGGTTTATTCGAGCTTTGTTCACACTCTCAGCGAAACAGATGACAATGTTACATTTACTTGCATCACAGGTGAGAACATTGGTATAAACACCACTGGATATGGATCGGCACCAACGTGCTCCATTGGTCCTTTCAAAATTACCGCCATAGAAAATGGCATATTAGGCTTGAGTGTAACGGTATGGATGAGTATTCAAATATCAACAGGGGTTATACTGATTATCTCAATTGTCATCAACATTTTGTTTATCGCACAAAGATGCCGCAAGAAGACTCCCAGCCCACATGTGACATATGAAGTCAATGGTGGTAGGGTGAGCTTTCCTACTTCTGATCCGCCGAAAGGTACTCATCCAGAGGAAAACTATGATAATCCAGCACCAGACGATGACCCGTCAACTGGAGAGCCTTACTATGATAATACGGCGGGAATGAACGTTGCCAAAAATGCTGGATACCGTCCGCATGGCGCTATACCAATATTTCGTTAA